A genome region from Cucurbita pepo subsp. pepo cultivar mu-cu-16 chromosome LG02, ASM280686v2, whole genome shotgun sequence includes the following:
- the LOC111788474 gene encoding exocyst complex component EXO70H1-like, with product MRNHFFKSLTPSHSPARTTPSHSPATSTPSRSSAPTTPSHALSESLMEENIDVAEILITKWDHTTSSYADITPLFQEDRYEAKRYLKAVKDLQTAMKYFGSEHMKSRHLVRAQNLMQTAMKRLQREFHRILSENRAHLDPESISNRSSRDSGLTGNSDLEDESEDDLRFANEDVTEEERISRSVIADLKSIAEGMISAGYSKECVKIYTVTRKSIVEEGLYNLGVAKTSYHHVHRMEWEVLEVKIKNWLNAVKIAVKNFFEPEKFLCDQVFSISDMIRESVFSEITRESALTLFGFPEMAVKSKKTPEKIFLILNLYEVIFDLLPEIESMFYCESTSSIRSLIDHSLTKIAESIRSMLVDFESHIQKDSSKTPVPXKTQRGQYLKNLAVTKYKKNPNMSGFSS from the coding sequence ATGAGAAACCATTTCTTCAAGTCTTTAACGCCGTCGCATTCTCCGGCCAGAACGACGCCGTCTCATTCTCCGGCTACATCTACGCCGTCTCGTTCCTCTGCACCAACGACGCCGTCGCATGCCTTGTCTGAGTCTCTAATGGAGGAGAATATCGACGTTGCGGAAATCTTAATTACGAAGTGGGACCATACTACTTCGTCTTATGCCGATATTACTCCTTTGTTCCAAGAAGATCGTTACGAGGCTAAGCGGTACCTCAAAGCCGTTAAGGATTTACAGACGGCGATGAAGTATTTTGGCTCTGAGCATATGAAATCTCGCCATCTTGTTCGCGCTCAGAATCTGATGCAGACTGCGATGAAGAGGTTGCAGAGGGAGTTTCATCGGATTTTGTCTGAGAATCGGGCGCATCTGGATCCGGAATCGATTTCGAATCGGTCGTCTAGGGATTCCGGTTTGACTGGTAACTCTGATTTGGAGGATGAGTCGGAGGACGATTTGCGATTTGCGAATGAAGATGTTACTGAAGAGGAGCGGATTTCTAGATCGGTTATTGCGGATTTGAAGTCGATTGCGGAAGGTATGATTTCTGCTGGTTACAGTAAGGAATGTGTGAAGATTTACACTGTTACTAGGAAATCGATTGTTGAGGAAGGATTGTACAATCTCGGAGTTGCAAAGACGAGTTATCATCATGTTCATAGGATGGAGTGGGAGGTTTTGGAAGTGAAGATCAAGAATTGGCTGAACGCTGTGAAAATTGCTGTTAAAAATTTCTTCGAACCAGAGAAATTCCTTTGCGATCAAGTTTTCTCGATTTCTGATATGATTAGGGAGTCTGTTTTCTCAGAAATTACCAGAGAGAGCGCTCTGACTCTGTTTGGCTTCCCGGAAATGGCGGTGAAATCGAAGAAAACTCCGGAGAAAATATTCCTGATTCTCAATCTCTACGAAGTGATCTTCGATCTCTTGCCGGAAATCGAATCGATGTTCTATTGCGAATCGACGTCCTCCATCCGATCTTTAATCGACCATTCGCTAACAAAAATCGCCGAAAGCATCCGCTCTATGCTCGTCGATTTCGAATCTCACATCCAGAAAGATTCCTCCAAAACGCCAGTGCCGAGNaaaacccaaagaggacaatattt
- the LOC111786976 gene encoding exocyst complex component EXO70H1-like, which translates to MRNHFFKSLTPSHSPARTTPSHSPATSTPSRSSAPTTPSHALSESLMEENIDVAEILITKWDHTTSSYADITPLFQEDRYEAKRYLKAVKDLQTAMKYFGSEHMKSRHLVRAQNLMQTAMKRLQREFHRILSENRAHLDPESISNRSSRDSGLTGNSDLEDESEDDLRFANEDVTEEERISRSVIADLKSIAEGMISAGYSKECVKIYTVTRKSIVEEGLYNLGVAKTSYHHVHRMEWEVLEVKIKNWLNAVKIAVKNFFEPEKFLCDQVFSISDMIRESVFSEITRESALTLFGFPEMAVKSKKTPEKIFLILNLYEVIFDLLPEIESMFYCESTSSIRSLIDHSLTKIAESIRSMLVDFESHIQKDSSKTPVPSGGVHPLTRYVMNYISFLSDYSGILPGIVADWPLMLHSPLPESFFGGNDSDENPLTIRLAWIILVLLSKLDSKAELYHDAPLSYIFLANNLKYIVVKARTSNLRFLLGDEWIESHEAKVKQYASSYQRMGWSRVFLSLPENPTADISPERARKHFHDFNIAFEEAYRHQASWIVTDSKLREHIKISLGKNLGTLYGEFYIKHRSRLENLYGCDSEVRFAPDDLGNYLSDLLHGDGNLGGSVSSSSSLSSSPYHFHGGRRSG; encoded by the exons ATGAGAAACCATTTCTTCAAGTCTTTAACGCCGTCGCATTCTCCGGCCAGAACGACGCCGTCTCATTCTCCGGCTACATCTACGCCGTCTCGTTCCTCTGCACCAACGACGCCGTCGCATGCCTTGTCTGAGTCTCTAATGGAGGAGAATATCGACGTTGCGGAAATCTTAATTACGAAGTGGGACCATACTACTTCGTCTTATGCCGATATTACTCCTTTGTTCCAAGAAGATCGTTACGAGGCTAAGCGGTACCTCAAA GCCGTTAAGGATTTACAGACGGCGATGAAGTATTTTGGCTCTGAGCATATGAAATCTCGCCATCTTGTTCGCGCTCAGAATCTGATGCAGACTGCGATGAAGAGGTTGCAGAGGGAGTTTCATCGGATTTTGTCTGAGAATCGGGCGCATCTGGATCCGGAATCGATTTCGAATCGGTCGTCTAGGGATTCCGGTTTGACTGGTAACTCTGATTTGGAGGATGAGTCGGAGGACGATTTGCGATTTGCGAATGAAGATGTTACTGAAGAGGAGCGGATTTCTAGATCGGTTATTGCGGATTTGAAGTCGATTGCGGAAGGTATGATTTCTGCTGGTTACAGTAAGGAATGTGTGAAGATTTACACTGTTACTAGGAAATCGATTGTTGAGGAAGGATTGTACAATCTCGGAGTTGCAAAGACGAGTTATCATCATGTTCATAGGATGGAGTGGGAGGTTTTGGAAGTGAAGATCAAGAATTGGCTGAACGCTGTGAAAATTGCTGTTAAAAATTTCTTCGAACCAGAGAAATTCCTTTGCGATCAAGTTTTCTCGATTTCTGATATGATTAGGGAGTCTGTTTTCTCAGAAATTACCAGAGAGAGCGCTCTGACTCTGTTTGGCTTCCCGGAAATGGCGGTGAAATCGAAGAAAACTCCGGAGAAAATATTCCTGATTCTCAATCTCTACGAAGTGATCTTCGATCTCTTGCCGGAAATCGAATCGATGTTCTATTGCGAATCGACGTCCTCCATCCGATCTTTAATCGACCATTCGCTAACAAAAATCGCCGAAAGCATCCGCTCTATGCTCGTCGATTTCGAATCTCACATCCAGAAAGATTCCTCCAAAACGCCAGTGCCGAGCGGCGGAGTTCATCCACTCACTCGCTACGTGATGAACTACATCTCATTTCTCAGCGACTACAGCGGAATCCTCCCCGGAATAGTCGCCGACTGGCCGTTGATGCTTCATTCTCCATTGCCGGAATCCTTCTTCGGCGGTAACGATTCGGACGAAAATCCTCTCACCATACGCTTGGCCTGGATAATTTTGGTCCTCCTCTCGAAGCTCGACAGTAAAGCGGAGCTCTACCACGACGCTCCTCTGTCGTACATCTTCCTGGCGAACAATCTCAAGTACATTGTCGTGAAGGCACGAACCTCGAACCTCAGATTCCTTCTAGGAGACGAATGGATCGAGAGCCATGAGGCAAAGGTGAAGCAGTACGCGTCGAGCTACCAACGGATGGGATGGAGTAGAGTGTTTCTATCGCTGCCGGAGAATCCGACGGCGGATATCTCCCCGGAAAGAGCCAGGAAACACTTCCACGATTTCAACATCGCATTCGAAGAAGCCTATAGACATCAAGCCTCGTGGATCGTGACGGATTCAAAGCTGCGTGAGCACATAAAGATCTCGTTGGGGAAAAATCTCGGAACACTCTACGGTGAGTTTTACATCAAACACCGTTCACGATTGGAGAATCTTTACGGATGTGATTCAGAGGTGAGATTTGCGCCAGATGATTTGGGGAACTATTTATCTGATTTACTTCACGGCGATGGGAATTTGGGAGGGagtgtttcttcttcctcgtctTTGTCTTCGTCgccatatcattttcatggtGGTCGGCGGAGTGGATGA
- the LOC111787353 gene encoding uncharacterized protein LOC111787353: protein MSWALTPRSSAYLSALSLKIEKKLQRALASSSQRRDVLQELFADVALEVDDRAKEIILSREEDAIAPMENGMDGPLCFYDVLADYYVQVPESGKPILDLIVKLWSQSFTCHIFTLLFHKWLFEIEIDNSDEVHLRNSAALVQGATNIFWLDIQANTCRFKSLFHYLLEEVAFQPVRLNKIPIQVQRDLFLLLSRFLILYDSDDKLERFLKQFPPFPNAILVGGPADLFVIELTDQIQKLKVEPVLLHYLSHLTVLQGLELRMTTSTRLKTCLYSFTSPGGPMYPTRAVRHAAWDALDFLFPVGRYPRHLISLFFRLLYPWYWPSSCWNFVISCIRAVFFSLFRLVFSRFENPKQHKSY from the exons ATGTCTTGGGCGTTGACGCCTCGGAGCTCTGCTTATCTTAGCGCTTTGTCTCTGAAGATTGAGAAGAAGCTTCAGCgg GCATTAGCTTCTTCATCCCAGAGGCGAGATGTGCTGCAAGAATTGTTTGCTGATGTAGCATTAGAAGTAGATGACCGAGCCAAAG AAATAATTCTCAGCAGGGAGGAAGATGCGATTGCACCCATGGAGAATGGAATGGATGGTCCATTATGCTTTTACGATGTTCTTGCTGATTATTATGTTCAGGTGCCAGAAAGCGGGAAACCAATCCTTGATTTGATTGTCAAACTGTGGAGCCAGTCATTTACATGTCATATTTTCACCCTCTTATTCCACAAATGG ctatttgaaatagaaattgaCAATTCAGATGAAGTTCATCTCCGTAACTCAGCAGCTCTTGTTCAAGGTGCCACAAATATCTTCTG GCTTGATATTCAGGCCAACACTTGTCGAtttaaatctctctttcat TACCTTCTTGAAGAAGTTGCATTTCAACCTGTCAGATTGAACAAAATTCCCATACAG GTTCAAAgagatctttttcttttactttcacggttcttaattttatatgattcaG ATGATAAGCTCGAGAGGTTTTTAAAGCAATTTCCCCCTTTCCCGAATGCCATACTAGTTGGTGGTCCAGCTGACTTGTTTGTGATTGAACTTACTGATCAG ATTCAAAAGTTGAAGGTGGAACCAGTACTGCTGCATTATCTTTCACACCTGACTGTTCTCCAAG GCTTGGAACTCAGAATGACCACAAGTACAAGGCTAAAAACTTGTTTGTATAGCTTCACCTCTCCCGGTGGCCCCATGTATCCTACCAGAGCTGTTCGACATGCTGCATGGGACGCTCTGGATTTTCTCTTCCCA GTGGGACGATATCCTAGGCATCTAATAAGCCTATTTTTCAGATTGTTGTATCCATGGTACTGGCCTTCATCTTGTTGGAACTTCGTAATATCATGTATAAGGGCAGTATTTTTCTCCTTGTTTCGGCTGGTGTTTTCTAGATTTGAGAATCCAAAACAGCACAAGTCTTACTAG
- the LOC111787440 gene encoding THO complex subunit 4A-like isoform X3 — protein MVDPLDTSLDDIIKNNKKSGSSNFRGRGGASSGPAPSRRFNNRGLNRAAPYSRAKAPETPWSHDLFVDHGVAYPSHPARASTIETGTKLYVSNLDYGVSNEDIKELFSEVGDLKRYSINYDKSGRSKGTAEVVFSRQADALAAIKRYNNVQLDGKPMKLEIVGANIVTPVLPAPSNPNFGNSSGFLRGGRALGRNRGGGRGRGPGRGGRGRGNGRGGGEKLSAEDLDADLEKYHEEAMQIN, from the exons ATGGTCGACCCTCTTGACACCAGCTTAGATGATATcatcaagaacaacaagaaatcCGGATCCTCAAACTTCAGGGGCCGCGGCGGTGCTTCTTCTGGACCAGCTCCCTCTCGCCGCTTTAACAATCGCGGTCTTAATAGAGCAGCGCCCTATTCTAGAGCCAAG GCGCCTGAGACGCCTTGGTCACACGACTTGTTTGTAGATCATGGTGTGGCGTATCCTTCACACCCTGCACGGGCCTCTACTATTGAAACTGGCACGAAGCTTTATGTTTCGAATTTGGATTATGGTGTTTCCAACGAGGATATCAAG GAACTTTTTTCTGAAGTTGGCGATCTTAAACGGTATTctataaattatgataaaagTGGGAGATCAAAG GGAACAGCAGAAGTAGTTTTTTCGCGACAAGCAGATGCTCTAGCTGCTATAAAGAGATACAACAATGTTCAGCTAGACGGGAAGCCCATGAAGTTGGAGATTGTGGGTGCAAACATCGTGACGCCTGTTCTACCTGCTCCTTCAAATCCCAATTTTGGGAACTCAAGTGGATTTCTTAgagg TGGACGTGCACTGGGCCGAAACCGGGGTGGTGGACGAGGTCGTGGTCCTGGAAGAGGAGGGCGTGGACGTGGCAATGGCAGAGGTGGTGGTGAAAAATTATCGGCCGAAGATCTAGATGCTGATTTGGAGAAGTACCATGAAGAAGC AATGCAGATCAATTAA
- the LOC111787440 gene encoding THO complex subunit 4A-like isoform X1 — protein MVDPLDTSLDDIIKNNKKSGSSNFRGRGGASSGPAPSRRFNNRGLNRAAPYSRAKAPETPWSHDLFVDHGVAYPSHPARASTIETGTKLYVSNLDYGVSNEDIKELFSEVGDLKRYSINYDKSGRSKGTAEVVFSRQADALAAIKRYNNVQLDGKPMKLEIVGANIVTPVLPAPSNPNFGNSSGFLRGSGRALGRNRGGGRGRGPGRGGRGRGNGRGGGEKLSAEDLDADLEKYHEEAMQIN, from the exons ATGGTCGACCCTCTTGACACCAGCTTAGATGATATcatcaagaacaacaagaaatcCGGATCCTCAAACTTCAGGGGCCGCGGCGGTGCTTCTTCTGGACCAGCTCCCTCTCGCCGCTTTAACAATCGCGGTCTTAATAGAGCAGCGCCCTATTCTAGAGCCAAG GCGCCTGAGACGCCTTGGTCACACGACTTGTTTGTAGATCATGGTGTGGCGTATCCTTCACACCCTGCACGGGCCTCTACTATTGAAACTGGCACGAAGCTTTATGTTTCGAATTTGGATTATGGTGTTTCCAACGAGGATATCAAG GAACTTTTTTCTGAAGTTGGCGATCTTAAACGGTATTctataaattatgataaaagTGGGAGATCAAAG GGAACAGCAGAAGTAGTTTTTTCGCGACAAGCAGATGCTCTAGCTGCTATAAAGAGATACAACAATGTTCAGCTAGACGGGAAGCCCATGAAGTTGGAGATTGTGGGTGCAAACATCGTGACGCCTGTTCTACCTGCTCCTTCAAATCCCAATTTTGGGAACTCAAGTGGATTTCTTAgagg CAGTGGACGTGCACTGGGCCGAAACCGGGGTGGTGGACGAGGTCGTGGTCCTGGAAGAGGAGGGCGTGGACGTGGCAATGGCAGAGGTGGTGGTGAAAAATTATCGGCCGAAGATCTAGATGCTGATTTGGAGAAGTACCATGAAGAAGC AATGCAGATCAATTAA
- the LOC111787440 gene encoding THO complex subunit 4A-like isoform X4, with protein sequence MVDPLDTSLDDIIKNNKKSGSSNFRGRGGASSGPAPSRRFNNRGLNRAAPYSRAKAPETPWSHDLFVDHGVAYPSHPARASTIETGTKLYVSNLDYGVSNEDIKELFSEVGDLKRYSINYDKSGRSKGTAEVVFSRQADALAAIKRYNNVQLDGKPMKLEIVGANIVTPVLPAPSNPNFGNSSGFLRGGRALGRNRGGGRGRGPGRGGRGRGNGRGGGEKLSAEDLDADLEKYHEEAMQIN encoded by the exons ATGGTCGACCCTCTTGACACCAGCTTAGATGATATcatcaagaacaacaagaaatcCGGATCCTCAAACTTCAGGGGCCGCGGCGGTGCTTCTTCTGGACCAGCTCCCTCTCGCCGCTTTAACAATCGCGGTCTTAATAGAGCAGCGCCCTATTCTAGAGCCAAG GCGCCTGAGACGCCTTGGTCACACGACTTGTTTGTAGATCATGGTGTGGCGTATCCTTCACACCCTGCACGGGCCTCTACTATTGAAACTGGCACGAAGCTTTATGTTTCGAATTTGGATTATGGTGTTTCCAACGAGGATATCAAG GAACTTTTTTCTGAAGTTGGCGATCTTAAACGGTATTctataaattatgataaaagTGGGAGATCAAAG GGAACAGCAGAAGTAGTTTTTTCGCGACAAGCAGATGCTCTAGCTGCTATAAAGAGATACAACAATGTTCAGCTAGACGGGAAGCCCATGAAGTTGGAGATTGTGGGTGCAAACATCGTGACGCCTGTTCTACCTGCTCCTTCAAATCCCAATTTTGGGAACTCAAGTGGATTTCTTAgagg TGGACGTGCACTGGGCCGAAACCGGGGTGGTGGACGAGGTCGTGGTCCTGGAAGAGGAGGGCGTGGACGTGGCAATGGCAGAGGTGGTGGTGAAAAATTATCGGCCGAAG ATCTAGATGCTGATTTGGAGAAGTACCATGAAGAAGCAATGCAGATCAATTAA
- the LOC111787440 gene encoding THO complex subunit 4A-like isoform X2, producing the protein MVDPLDTSLDDIIKNNKKSGSSNFRGRGGASSGPAPSRRFNNRGLNRAAPYSRAKAPETPWSHDLFVDHGVAYPSHPARASTIETGTKLYVSNLDYGVSNEDIKELFSEVGDLKRYSINYDKSGRSKGTAEVVFSRQADALAAIKRYNNVQLDGKPMKLEIVGANIVTPVLPAPSNPNFGNSSGFLRGSGRALGRNRGGGRGRGPGRGGRGRGNGRGGGEKLSAEDLDADLEKYHEEAMQIN; encoded by the exons ATGGTCGACCCTCTTGACACCAGCTTAGATGATATcatcaagaacaacaagaaatcCGGATCCTCAAACTTCAGGGGCCGCGGCGGTGCTTCTTCTGGACCAGCTCCCTCTCGCCGCTTTAACAATCGCGGTCTTAATAGAGCAGCGCCCTATTCTAGAGCCAAG GCGCCTGAGACGCCTTGGTCACACGACTTGTTTGTAGATCATGGTGTGGCGTATCCTTCACACCCTGCACGGGCCTCTACTATTGAAACTGGCACGAAGCTTTATGTTTCGAATTTGGATTATGGTGTTTCCAACGAGGATATCAAG GAACTTTTTTCTGAAGTTGGCGATCTTAAACGGTATTctataaattatgataaaagTGGGAGATCAAAG GGAACAGCAGAAGTAGTTTTTTCGCGACAAGCAGATGCTCTAGCTGCTATAAAGAGATACAACAATGTTCAGCTAGACGGGAAGCCCATGAAGTTGGAGATTGTGGGTGCAAACATCGTGACGCCTGTTCTACCTGCTCCTTCAAATCCCAATTTTGGGAACTCAAGTGGATTTCTTAgagg CAGTGGACGTGCACTGGGCCGAAACCGGGGTGGTGGACGAGGTCGTGGTCCTGGAAGAGGAGGGCGTGGACGTGGCAATGGCAGAGGTGGTGGTGAAAAATTATCGGCCGAAG ATCTAGATGCTGATTTGGAGAAGTACCATGAAGAAGCAATGCAGATCAATTAA
- the LOC111787453 gene encoding actin-depolymerizing factor 2-like isoform X2, which translates to MANAASGMAVHDECKLKFLELKTKRTYRYIVYKIEEKQKQVIVEKVGEPSQSYEDFTACLPADECRYAVYDFDFLTKENVQKSRIFFIAWSPDISKVRSKMIYASSKDKFRRELDGIQIELQATDPTEMGLDVFNSRAK; encoded by the exons ATG GCTAATGCGGCATCCGGTATGGCTGTACATGATGAATGTAAGCTTAAGTTCTTAGAGCTGAAAACCAAGAGAACTTACAGATACATTGTATATAAGATTGAAGAGAAGCAAAAGCAAGTGATTGTGGAAAAAGTTGGCGAGCCAAGTCAAAGCTATGAAGATTTCACAGCTTGTCTTCCTGCTGATGAATGCCGATACGCGGTTTATGATTTTGACTTCCTCACTAAAGAGAATGTCCAGAAGAGCAGAATTTTCTTCATTGCTTG GTCTCCGGACATATCAAAGGTAAGAAGCAAGATGATCTACGCAAGTTCAAAGGACAAGTTCAGGAGAGAATTGGATGGCATTCAAATTGAGCTGCAAGCTACTGACCCAACTGAAATGGGTCTCGATGTTTTCAACAGCCGGGCTAAATAA
- the LOC111787427 gene encoding mitogen-activated protein kinase 3-like, protein MADVGQNNTGDFPAVPTHGGQYVQYNIFGNPFEITSKYRPPIMPVGRGAYGIVCSILNSETNEMVAVKKIANAFDNHMDAKRTLREIKLLRHLDHENVIGIRDVIPPPLRREFSDVYISTELMDTDLHQIIRSNQTLSEEHCQYFLYQILRGLKYIHSANVIHRDLKPSNLLLNANCDLKICDFGLARPTSENESMTEYVVTRWYRAPELLLNSDYTAAIDIWSVGCIYLELMNRRPLFPGRDHVHQMRLLTEVKQSIQSLCSFLVIDYPILTIKDLADVKMFQRIFVPGQFL, encoded by the exons ATGGCTGATGTTGGTCAGAACAACACCGGTGATTTTCCTGCTGTTCCTACCCATGGCGGTCAATATGTGCAGTACAATATCTTCGGGAATCCGTTTGAAATCACCTCCAAATATCGTCCGCCTATCATGCCTGTAGGTCGCGGCGCCTACGGAATCGTTTG TTCGATTTTGAATTCGGAGACCAACGAGATGGTTGCGGTTAAGAAGATTGCCAACGCGTTTGATAATCATATGGATGCGAAGCGGACGCTCCGTGAGATCAAGCTTCTCCGGCATTTGGATCACGAAAAT GTAATAGGCATAAGGGATGTGATTCCTCCACCTCTGCGGAGAGAATTCAGTGATGTCTACATTTCCACTGAACTAATGGACACCGATCTTCACCAAATAATCCGCTCGAACCAAACTTTATCGGAAGAGCATTGTCAG TATTTCCTGTATCAGATTCTCCGAGGACTTAAATACATACATTCTGCAAATGTCATTCATCGGGACTTGAAACCGAGCAATCTACTGCTTAATGCGAACTGTGATCTTAAAATTTGTGACTTTGGTCTTGCTCGTCCAACTTCGGAAAATGAAAGCATGACAGAATATGTTGTTACAAGATGGTATAGGGCACCTGAGTTACTATTGAACTCTGATTATACAGCTGCTATTGATATATGGTCTGTTGGTTGCATCTATTTGGAGCTTATGAACAGAAGGCCTCTATTTCCAGGCAGGGATCATGTGCATCAGATGCGTTTACTGACTGAGGTAAAACAATCTATACAGAGTTTATGCAGTTTTTTGGTTATAGACTATCCAATTTTGACTATTAAAGATTTAGCTGATGTGAAAATGTTCCAGAGAATTTTTGTTCCTGGACAGTTCTTGTGA
- the LOC111787438 gene encoding L-ascorbate peroxidase, cytosolic-like, whose protein sequence is MTKCYPVVSEEYQKAVEKAKRKLRGLIAEKNCAPLMLRLAWHSAGTFDHKSKTGGPFGTMRFPSELAHAANSGLDIAIRLLDPIKEQFPILTYADFYQLAGVVAVEITGGPDVPFHPGREDKPAPPPEGRLPDATKGSDHLRDVFYTMGLSDQDIVALSGGHTLGRAHKERSGFEGPWTSNPLIFDNSYFTELLTGEKEGLLQLVSDKTLLSDPVFRPLVEKYAADEDAFFADYAEAHQKLSELGFADA, encoded by the exons ATGACAAAGTGCTACCCTGTTGTAAGTGAGGAATATCAAAAGGCCGTTGAAAAGGCCAAGAGGAAGCTCAGAGGACTCATTGCTGAGAAGAATTGTGCTCCTCTAATGCTCCGTCTTGC aTGGCACTCTGCTGGAACCTTTGACCATAAATCCAAGACTGGTGGTCCGTTTGGAACTATGAGGTTCCCTAGTGAGCTCGCTCATGCAGCCAACAGTGGCCTTGACATCGCTATTAGGCTATTGGATCCTATCAAGGAACAGTTCCCCATCCTCACATATGCTGACTTTTACCAG TTGGCTGGTGTTGTTGCTGTTGAGATCACTGGAGGGCCTGATGTTCCTTTCCACCCTGGTAGAGAG GACAAGCCCGCGCCACCCCCGGAAGGTCGCTTGCCCGATGCTACCAAGG GTTCTGATCATTTGAGGGATGTTTTCTACACCATGGGCCTCTCTGACCAGGACATTGTCGCCCTCTCTGGCGGTCACACATTG GGTCGGGCACACAAGGAACGATCTGGGTTTGAGGGACCATGGACTTCCAACCCTCTCATCTTCGACAACTCGTATTTCAC CGAGCTCTTGACCGGGGAGAAAGAAGGTCTTCTGCAGTTGGTATCGGACAAGACACTTCTGTCCGACCCTGTCTTCCGCCCTCTTGTCGAAAAATATGCTGCAGATGAGGATGCTTTCTTTGCTGATTATGCTGAGGCTCACCAGAAGCTTTCTGAGCTCGG ATTTGCTGATGCTTGA